The following are encoded in a window of Cydia splendana chromosome 6, ilCydSple1.2, whole genome shotgun sequence genomic DNA:
- the LOC134791610 gene encoding uncharacterized protein LOC134791610, with product MSQELPGLIAEQENICGLILKAQANFKKTPKARLTRGYIKTRKESIEQYFSQFVENNRALIKISTSSDKAKYEYFKDDVYSACEEMFLDLKAEMTDMLEGSTTGCTSSINPTPSTSRDDVKLPKIGIAKFTGNYQDWTSFYDMFTSLIHNKQNLSSVQKMHYLKSYLSGEPAQLLDHLAVTETNYELAWLTLQNR from the coding sequence ATGTCTCAAGAATTACCTGGTTTAATAGCCGAGCAAGAAAATATTTGTGGACTAATTCTGAAAGCGCAAGCGAACTTCAAGAAAACACCAAAAGCGAGATTAACAAGAGGGTACATCAAGACGCGAAAAGAATCCATAGAACAATATTTTAGTCAGTTCGTAGAAAACAATCGAGCCTTGATAAAAATATCAACATCGTCAGACAAAGCGAAGTACGAATATTTCAAAGACGATGTATATTCAGCATGCGAGGAAATGTTCCTAGATTTGAAAGCAGAGATGACAGATATGCTTGAAGGTTCGACGACGGGTTGTACGAGCAGCATTAATCCAACACCAAGCACAAGCAGGGACGACGTGAAGCTACCGAAAATAGGTATAGCGAAGTTTACCGGTAACTATCAAGATTGGACTTCGTTTTACGACATGTTTACGTCACTCATACACAACAAACAGAACTTGAGCAGCGTCCAAAAGATGCATTATTTAAAAAGCTACTTGTCTGGAGAACCTGCTCAACTGTTGGATCACCTAGCCGTCACTGAAACAAACTACGAATTGGCATGGCTCACGCTGCAGAACAGGTAA
- the LOC134791611 gene encoding uncharacterized protein LOC134791611: MECLNKLKVQNINTSSWDTLIIHIIIEKLDTETHKEWEEEASNLNLTELPTMIMFNKFLEKRFRVLEMMQPSQTTNMNMQKKELKEETKQEIESKDFKRERETKQEPKHDMTNKREIVAHLTTGSMTGLLSTAQINVTNHQGREFILRALLDPCSQESFLNESAAQTMGLKRKRVNGNVSGLDQMSTPIRFAADIQISSRHNPEKKMSITSYIVKRVTNIMPSEKLTIDNWVHLRDLQLADPTYHQPSSIDILLGVEVYNEMIQPGLIKGVPGSPIALQTHLGWIISGKVRVGTEQEREEKPFISMHLNVELNHMLKRFWELETIDEEKHKLTAEEIKVEEIYEKTTTRDDDGRYIVDLPMRHDPPVLPSNSREIALKRWKSTENRLKSKPHLLEEYNKVLEEYMTLNHMKKIENIDEENGVWLPQFAVIKMERETSKLRIVYDASCKGSNGISLNDELLIGPPLLEDLRAILIRWRTYKIAFVADVEKMYRQIRVKDQHTNYQRIVWRPDPKGPIEDFKLLTVTFGTSCAPYLAIKTLRQTAKDEGADYPKAQKMILRDFYMDDLLSGTDEEKEAIEIQKQVTQILSSGGFPLKKWCSNSEEFMTALDKQEKREETQTVEIKRKESVKTLGITWEVKKDKLLIPNHIKDVEDTPMTKRSVLSEIASIFDPMGWIAPSVILAKIFMQVLWKKGISWDEELPAELQKEWLQYKRELPALKEVSLDRWMHTTSKSTLELHGYADASALAYAAVIYSRVINEEGEIRVSLVTAKTKVSPIRKVSLPRLELLAATLLSKLLKQVADTLEVHLDNVYAYSDSQVTLAWIHGDPMKWKPFVKNSLRNHRDTRC; this comes from the exons ATGGAGTGCCTTAACAAGCTGAAAGTACAAAACATTAATACAAGTTCATGGGATACACTTATTATACACATCATTATTGAGAAGTTAGACACCGAAACACATAAAGAGTGGGAGGAAGAAGCAAGTAACCTGAACCTTACAGAGTTACCTACAATGATCATGTTCAACAAGTTTTTAGAAAAGAGATTCCGAGTTTTAGAGATGATGCAACCTAGCCAAACAACGAACATGAACATGCAGA AGAAAGAGCTCAAAGAAGAAACAAAACAAGAGATAGAAAGCAAAGATTTCAAGCGAGAGAGAGAAACTAAACAAGAACCCAAGCATGACATGACAAATAAGAGAGAGATAGTTGCCCACCTAACAACAGGAAGCATGACAGGATTGTTATCTACAGCACAAATTAACGTGACGAACCATCAAGGAAGAGAATTCATATTAAGAGCTTTGTTGGACCCATGTTCTCAAGAGTCTTTCCTGAACGAGTCTGCAGCCCAAACTATGGGGCTTAAGAGAAAACGCGTAAACGGAAACGTATCAGGTCTTGATCAGATGAGCACACCCATTCGATTTGCTGCAGATATCCAGATTTCATCACGTCATAATCCTGAAAAGAAAATGAGTATAACATCCTACATAGTAAAGCGGGTCACAAACATCATGCCTTCAGAGAAACTAACCATCGACAACTGGGTTCACCTAAGAGACTTACAACTAGCTGATCCGACTTACCACCAACCAAGTTCTATAGATATTCTATTGGGAGTAGAAGTTTACAACGAGATGATACAGCCTGGTCTCATCAAAGGCGTTCCAGGCTCTCCCATAGCTTTACAAACACATTTGGGATGGATAATATCGGGAAAAGTCAGAGTCGGAACAGAACAAGAGCGAGAAGAGAAACCATTCATTAGTATGCATTTAAATGTAGAGTTGAACCATATGCTAAAGAGATTCTGGGAGCTAGAGACAATAGATGAAGAGAAACACAAGCTAACAGCAGAAGAGATCAAAGTAGAAGAAATATACGAGAAAACTACCACTAGAGACGACGACGGACGTTACATAGTAGATCTGCCAATGAGACATGACCCACCAGTTCTACCATCTAACAGCCGAGAGATTGCACTAAAACGCTGGAAGTCTACAGAGAACAGACTTAAGAGTAAACCACACCTATTAGAAGAATACAACAAAGTTCTCGAAGAGTACATGACGCTAAACCACATGAAGAAAATAGAAAACATAGATGAAGAAAATGGCGTGTGGCTACCTCAATTTGCTGTAATTAAAATGGAGCGAGAAACTAGCAAATTAAGGATAGTTTATGATGCTTCATGCAAGGGAAGCAACGGGATATCCCTAAATGACGAGTTGCTAATCGGACCCCCTTTGCTAGAAGATTTAAGAGCCATTCTCATTAGATGGAGAACATACAAGATAGCCTTTGTCGCCGACGTAGAGAAGATGTATAGACAGATACGAGTAAAAGATCAACACACGAATTACCAGAGAATTGTATGGAGACCAGATCCAAAGGGACCCATTGAAGACTTCAAACTCTTAACTGTTACATTTGGAACATCCTGTGCGCCTTATCTCGCAATAAAAACTTTGAGGCAAACAGCAAAAGATGAAGGAGCTGACTATCCAAAAGCTCAGAAAATGATATTAAGAGATTTCTATATGGATGATTTGCTCTCCGGTACAGACGAAGAAAAAGAGGCTATAGAAATTCAAAAACAAGTTACTCAAATTTTAAGTTCCGGAGGATTCCCACTAAAGAAATGGTGTTCGAATAGCGAAGAGTTTATGACAGCATTAGACAAACAAGAAAAGAGAGAAGAAACACAGACAGTCGAAATAAAACGCAAAGAGAGCGTAAAAACATTAGGTATAACATGGGAAGTTAAGAAAGACAAGTTACTCATACCTAATCATATCAAAGATGTAGAAGACACACCTATGACTAAAAGAAGCGTTTTATCTGAGATAGCGTCAATATTCGATCCAATGGGATGGATCGCTCCAAGCGTCATACTAGCAAAAATATTTATGCAAGTTTTGTGGAAGAAAGGCATTTCGTGGGATGAAGAACTTCCGGCAGAACTACAAAAAGAGTGGCTGCAGTATAAGAGAGAACTACCAGCCTTGAAAGAAGTCAGCTTAGATCGATGGATGCACACTACGAGTAAATCAACTCTTGAACTGCATGGATATGCAGACGCTTCAGCATTAGCTTATGCAGCAGTCATTTACTCGAGAGTTATAAACGAAGAAGGAGAAATCAGAGTATCCCTCGTGACAGCAAAAACGAAAGTCTCGCCGATTCGGAAAGTTTCCTTGCCGCGATTGGAGCTACTGGCTGCTACATTATTGAGTAAACTTCTGAAACAAGTAGCTGATACATTAGAAGTTCATCTTGACAACGTATACGCTTATTCAGATAGTCAAGTGACTTTGGCTTGGATACATGGAGATCCAATGAAATGGAAGCCTTTTGTAAAAAATAGTCTCAGAAATCACAGAGATACTCGATGCTAA